A stretch of DNA from Microbacterium sp. LWS13-1.2:
GACGTCGGGGTCGAGCGCGGGGTCGAGGGCGTCGATGCGCTCGCCGTAGGCCGGCCCGTCCAGGCCGGGCTTCAGGTAGCCGCTGCCGCGCACCCCGTCCACGACCGTCTCGACGCCGAGTTCGTCGGCGAGCAGGTACGCGAAACCGAGGGTCGGCACGGTCGCGGCCGATCCGTAGACCCACGAGTCGCCGAACACCAGCACCCGCGCATCGTCCTCGAGCACGAGAGGGGCGGGCGGGACGGATGCCGAGACGCCGGCATCGCCTTCTGCCACGGCCACGGGAGCCACCGGCTCCGGCGCGCCCCAGGGGCGCAGGACCGCCACGGCGCACACTGCAGCGACGGCCAGCGCAGCGCCCAGCAGGGGGAGCAGCAGTCGCCGTGCTCGGGTGCGGCCGGGCGCGTGCATGAGAAGAGGGTAAGTCATCCGTCGCCGAACACCGAACATGCGCCGTGAACAGGGGATTCCACGCAGCGGATCCTGAGGTATCGCACCGCCGTCCGCCGGCTGCGGCCGACCCTGTGGAAGTCCGTGCGACGCAGCCGTCGCGGCGTGCGAGGATACTTCGGTGCAACGCGTCGTGACCGCTGAGATGGACCTCGAACTGGGGGCATCCGTCGACCTCATCTTCCAGATCGCGGCCGCCCAGGCGGTGCCGGTCTCGAACGAGCAGCTGACCTTCATCCAGGGCGATCGCGTGTACACCCCGACCGAGATCGTCGACCAGTCGGGGAGCCGGCTGCACCGCCTCACGGGCGAGCCGGGTCGCCTCGAGATCCGCTACGAGGCCACGGTCGACGGGCAGGCGTCGACGAGCCGCACGAGCGATCTCGAGGCCATCACCTATCTGCGCCCGAGCCGGTACGCGCAGTCCGACGAGGTGTTCCAGCAGGCTCGCCGGCAGTTCAAGGGACTGTCCGGCCACGACCTCATCGCGGCGGTGTCGGAGTTCGTCTCGACGAGCACGACCTATACCCCGGGCCTCAGCCAGGGCACCGACAGCGCCGTGACGACCCTGATGACCGGGCAGGGCGTATGCCGCGACTACGCGCACGTCGTCATCGCCCTGCTGCGCGCGATGGACATGCCGGCGCGCTACGCCGCCTGCTACGCGCCGGGCCTGCGCCCCATGGACTTCCACGCCGTGGCCGAGGCGTACCTCGACGGCGCCTGGTACGTCATCGACGCGACCCGCCTCGCGAACCGGAGGTCGCTCGTGCGCATCGCGACGGGGCGCGACGCCGCGGACTGCGCGTTCCTCAGCTACCACGGCGGCTACGTCGGCCTCACGCACCTGCGTGTGGACGCGTGGGTGCTCCCGGACACCGCGACCCTCGACGGATTCCACGCACTGCCCGACGTGCTGCCCGCGGCATCCGATCCCGCCGCCGACGACTTCGGCGCGCTGGTGCAGATCTCCTGACCCCGCAGGGCCGAGGCCCACGGGCCGCTCCAATTAGACTGGGGCGGTTATGAATCCCGAAGCCCTCTCCGCCGCCCTGCTCGCCGTCGTCGCCCCGCTCGCCGAGGCACGACGACCCGGTGCGGCCGAGGGGCTGACCCCCGCGGATCTGCCGCTCGAGCGGCCCAAGAACCGCGACCACGGCGACTGGGCGTCCAACGCGGCGCTCAAGCTGGCGAAGGTCGTCGGCGCGAACCCGCGCGAGTTCGCGGCCGACATCGCCGCCGGGCTCTCCGAGGTCGACGGCGTCGCGGGCGTCGAGGTCGCCGGTCCCGGCTTCATCAACATCCGGCTGGATGCCGCCGCCGCCGGCGCGCTCGCGAAGACCATCGTCGATGCCGGCGCCGCCTTCGGCACGAACGAGTCGCAGCGGGGCAACACGATCAACCTCGAGTTCGTCAGCGCGAACCCGACCGGCCCGATGCACATCGGCCACACCCGCTGGGCCGCGCTCGGCGACTCGATGGCGCGTCTGCTGCTGGCCAGCGGCGCGACGCTCGTGCGTGAGTTCTACGTGAACGACGCGGGCGCCCAGATGGACCGGTTCGGCCGTTCCGTCCTGGCAGCCGCGAAGGGCGAGCCGACCCCCGACGACGGCTACCCGGGTTCGTACATCGACGACCTCGCACAGCGCGTCCTCTCCGCCGTGCCCGACCTGCTGTCGCTGCCGGCCGACGAGCAGCTCGCCGTCGCGCGGGACCGCGCGTACGAACTCCAGCTCGGCGACCTGCAGGCCTCGCTCGAGAAGTTCAATGTCCACTTCGACGTGTTCTTCAGCGAGCGGACGCTCCACGCGAAGGGATCGAACGGCGAGCCCAGTCTCGTCGACGAGGCGGTCGACCGCCTGCGCGAGCAGGGCCACGTCTTCGACGACGAGGGCGCCGTCTGGGTGCGCACCACCGACTTCGGCGACGACAAGGACCGCGTCATCCGCCGATCCAACGGCGAGTACACCTACTTCGCCGCCGACGCCGCGTACTACCTCAACAAGGGCGACCGCGGCTT
This window harbors:
- a CDS encoding SGNH/GDSL hydrolase family protein translates to MHAPGRTRARRLLLPLLGAALAVAAVCAVAVLRPWGAPEPVAPVAVAEGDAGVSASVPPAPLVLEDDARVLVFGDSWVYGSAATVPTLGFAYLLADELGVETVVDGVRGSGYLKPGLDGPAYGERIDALDPALDPDVIIVEGSINDRKLYPTGYRDAVTAAWDALAARYPDAAIVVLGPSPQVLPVESSTRSIDADLGELAAARGWWYISPIADDWITTANYLDVIDTGPIGRDHPSTDGHAYLAGRVADAVESMAQQPAIVADAPHEEDALTR
- a CDS encoding transglutaminase-like domain-containing protein, which produces MQRVVTAEMDLELGASVDLIFQIAAAQAVPVSNEQLTFIQGDRVYTPTEIVDQSGSRLHRLTGEPGRLEIRYEATVDGQASTSRTSDLEAITYLRPSRYAQSDEVFQQARRQFKGLSGHDLIAAVSEFVSTSTTYTPGLSQGTDSAVTTLMTGQGVCRDYAHVVIALLRAMDMPARYAACYAPGLRPMDFHAVAEAYLDGAWYVIDATRLANRRSLVRIATGRDAADCAFLSYHGGYVGLTHLRVDAWVLPDTATLDGFHALPDVLPAASDPAADDFGALVQIS
- the argS gene encoding arginine--tRNA ligase produces the protein MNPEALSAALLAVVAPLAEARRPGAAEGLTPADLPLERPKNRDHGDWASNAALKLAKVVGANPREFAADIAAGLSEVDGVAGVEVAGPGFINIRLDAAAAGALAKTIVDAGAAFGTNESQRGNTINLEFVSANPTGPMHIGHTRWAALGDSMARLLLASGATLVREFYVNDAGAQMDRFGRSVLAAAKGEPTPDDGYPGSYIDDLAQRVLSAVPDLLSLPADEQLAVARDRAYELQLGDLQASLEKFNVHFDVFFSERTLHAKGSNGEPSLVDEAVDRLREQGHVFDDEGAVWVRTTDFGDDKDRVIRRSNGEYTYFAADAAYYLNKGDRGFAHKIYLLGADHHGYVHRLKALAGAAGDDPDKDIEVLIGQLVSVNGARLSKRAGNIIELDDLRDWIGTDALRYSLARYPADSPLTLDPEILRKRTNDNPVFYVQYAHARTHNVGRNAAASGVDRSEFAPELLTHETESALLGALQEFPRIVGFAAEVREPHRVARYLEELAGLYHRWYDNRRVIPLGDEPVEPVHRTRLWLNDATGQVLRNGLDLLGVTAPERM